A portion of the Lysinibacillus timonensis genome contains these proteins:
- a CDS encoding methyl-accepting chemotaxis protein, producing MVELIKQTNSTLKRQFTTRMLIVLLIILSCSAVFQYMYLSMKIDSDVATEAFKVSKSIEQGILETQAATEAIELQLDLRLKSIAQRINDRLGDKDLDSITDEELVALKEEFNIAGITLLSDQGEGIKGVRSTDPLDIGFNFKEYLGEESPSYKMIFNLMHGKDVQAPFKTYIDEDSIMLPIAPSGSHNDKPTFFKYGYYLPENKDYIINPFFEANEVYQFTQKVGPNTWIESVLESNKYVEEIAVLTPKVYADPSVLDIKTELWKKVEYGNFQSETDRDQEILISLADNLQRISYIVEQDGHTYYKMFIPIEDGRVIYVGLDYDLLSEPLKNMSYILLGFSLLSLVALFILSTRFFSKIYKNIQVIISQIKTLESGDFTTQSNVKDKGELADLSTSANRMTNTLNSVLKDTTKQAEKVQMLSADLKVEASESAEKVYEISIDLTSKAREDAFEIMDFLDMLEEKLQLMPKTEDVEVVLTKVEHVRTLTNNRAQSTTDITITLSDLIKSLQSQSVELSEISHTLFKNMDKFKLK from the coding sequence ATGGTAGAACTAATAAAACAGACAAATAGCACATTAAAAAGACAATTTACAACTAGAATGTTAATTGTTCTATTAATTATATTAAGTTGCTCAGCAGTATTTCAATATATGTATTTGAGTATGAAAATAGATTCTGATGTTGCAACTGAAGCTTTTAAAGTAAGTAAAAGTATAGAGCAAGGTATACTTGAAACTCAAGCAGCAACTGAGGCTATTGAGTTACAACTAGATCTGAGGTTAAAATCAATAGCACAACGTATCAATGATAGATTAGGTGATAAAGATTTAGATAGTATTACTGATGAGGAGTTAGTGGCTTTAAAAGAGGAATTCAACATTGCAGGTATAACTTTACTTAGTGACCAAGGAGAGGGTATAAAAGGAGTAAGATCAACTGACCCATTAGATATTGGATTTAACTTTAAGGAGTACTTAGGTGAAGAATCTCCAAGTTATAAGATGATATTTAATTTGATGCACGGTAAGGATGTGCAAGCTCCTTTTAAAACTTATATTGATGAAGACTCAATAATGTTGCCTATAGCTCCTTCAGGATCACATAATGATAAGCCAACTTTTTTTAAATATGGTTATTATTTACCAGAAAATAAAGATTACATTATAAACCCTTTCTTTGAGGCAAATGAAGTATACCAATTTACTCAAAAGGTTGGACCCAATACCTGGATTGAAAGTGTGTTAGAGTCAAATAAATATGTTGAAGAAATAGCAGTTTTAACGCCAAAGGTTTATGCTGACCCATCCGTATTAGATATAAAGACAGAGCTTTGGAAAAAAGTGGAATATGGTAATTTCCAATCTGAAACAGATAGGGATCAGGAAATATTAATTAGTTTAGCAGATAATCTTCAAAGGATTTCATATATTGTTGAACAAGACGGACATACATACTACAAGATGTTTATTCCAATCGAAGACGGCAGAGTCATTTATGTTGGGTTAGATTATGATTTATTAAGTGAACCGTTAAAAAATATGTCGTATATCCTTCTAGGGTTTAGTTTGCTTTCATTAGTAGCACTATTTATCTTATCTACTAGATTCTTCAGCAAAATCTATAAGAATATTCAAGTGATCATATCACAAATAAAGACATTGGAGTCAGGAGATTTCACGACTCAAAGCAATGTAAAAGATAAAGGAGAATTAGCAGATTTATCAACAAGTGCTAATCGAATGACTAATACGTTAAATTCAGTGTTAAAGGATACGACGAAACAAGCAGAAAAAGTGCAAATGCTTTCTGCTGATTTAAAAGTTGAAGCAAGTGAGTCAGCTGAAAAAGTGTACGAAATTTCGATTGACTTAACCTCTAAAGCTCGTGAGGATGCTTTTGAGATTATGGACTTTTTAGATATGTTAGAAGAGAAATTGCAACTGATGCCTAAAACAGAAGATGTAGAAGTAGTTCTCACAAAAGTAGAACATGTCAGAACATTAACGAACAATCGTGCACAATCAACGACAGATATCACGATTACACTTTCCGATTTAATTAAATCGTTACAATCTCAATCAGTGGAGTTATCCGAAATCTCACATACGCTATTCAAGAATATGGATAAGTTTAAACTTAAATAG